The following are from one region of the Sphingomonas sp. IW22 genome:
- a CDS encoding SOS response-associated peptidase family protein: MCNRYRLSARQTAVMQACGYEAFEENPVISIPLEIFPTGKKTPRHGLVIRRSPAGNRPLEPVAMEWGFPTKVASKRDPAIKLDKYVTNARNLASSMWKPSISNPERRCLVPFTHFAEPHPEGGKGDDGKPRQMWFSLPDHPIAFFAGIWRPTERGEAYAFCTTAPNAIVAPWHPKAMPVILHRADLSQWLDGSADDALALVRPYDGKMLEQVATPDNGEA, encoded by the coding sequence ATCTGCAATCGCTATCGACTGAGCGCTCGGCAGACGGCCGTGATGCAGGCATGCGGATATGAGGCGTTCGAGGAAAACCCGGTCATCTCGATCCCTCTCGAAATCTTTCCCACCGGCAAGAAGACGCCCAGGCACGGGCTTGTCATCCGGCGATCGCCGGCAGGCAATCGGCCGCTCGAGCCGGTCGCGATGGAATGGGGCTTCCCGACCAAGGTTGCGAGCAAGCGCGATCCGGCGATCAAACTCGACAAATATGTGACCAACGCGCGCAACCTCGCGTCCTCGATGTGGAAGCCATCGATCTCCAATCCCGAGCGTCGCTGTCTGGTCCCGTTCACGCATTTTGCCGAACCGCATCCCGAAGGCGGGAAGGGGGACGATGGCAAACCGCGGCAGATGTGGTTTTCGTTGCCCGATCATCCGATCGCGTTCTTCGCCGGGATCTGGCGGCCGACCGAGCGGGGCGAGGCCTATGCCTTTTGCACCACAGCGCCCAATGCGATTGTCGCCCCCTGGCATCCCAAGGCAATGCCGGTCATCCTTCACCGCGCCGACCTGAGCCAGTGGCTCGATGGCTCGGCCGACGACGCGCTCGCCCTTGTTCGACCCTATGACGGGAAAATGCTCGAACAGGTTGCGACGCCGGACAATGGTGAGGCATAA
- a CDS encoding conjugal transfer protein TraG N-terminal domain-containing protein, producing MGALEVFTIGGGEYIVNVFNAVAAWTGGGGYRSLLQVVMVMGFIYSLFIVAFSLDWRAWFNWFLQSTLIYMMLMVPTVTVKVTDRINPTLAPAVVDNVPLGLGVMASFTSQVGDWMTRTAETVFVMPNALSLSTNGMIYGARLMDKARTFQITDSVFRANLDEHLKQCTFYDVLLGFKSMDDLTRSTNVWEAIGPGSPARSQRWIASTGPGTTENTIIPCNEAYSRLDGQWQAAFDKDLIPFARSAYPGLSDAVAAQKIRDDLPIVAAQMHGTPSDAYTYLRQVSMIDAFLAARESFSDAGWDAYAAQRADAQAKNTYTSIATQAMTWVPLLGIVLTVVFYAMFPVLFPLFLFPRTGIQTLKGYGTGFFYLASWGPLYVILHMFVMSRAAALYHGVSPTGPTLLVSDGMANVNESISTLAGFLMMSVPFIAGGMARGAMAIAGHATSMLQPAQSAAEQAATERTTGNYSYGNTSFQNLTSGMTQSNKWDTQPKYNDGFAVGSYTNADGGITYGFADGSNAFDTRQGISNLSFTPTRTSGFDSQMSRALSEGQSHTQSLRNSASQSWNATATTATDLLSAAEHRRGSSTETGSGFNNSVARMTDVSRSLSSGLTSKFGLTESDSQQVARATQMTGDANAGIEALASVWKNKFADVGVKGGLGVRLASIASENTGRTISGDQAYSELKDYLTKETNSTQARAARDEFMRETSTSGDSEVRSLSQKLGVSVGESRSASLEATRAEETFQRVSQDVRESEQRGWSLNRNESQEFVVYAQERLLNDPTLSQFNWTPGMVMPRTREQEQVRDILLGEFMERKVASVREELGVTIPGQLDNSLHGPASTTAGGVQQWGERRAAGIRAQGPEVSIRESSRDTGLAGEVADAIPNASVRITHGAFEIGNGVDEAKGTAAQIGKHVQERNDAWITTTLPGVESIRDTARDRLGIGQGTSHVYELPRGERATLPISGRLTSNMGGRVDPVTGQPGHHHRGVDIAQRAGTPIPAPASGRVVKNDFQANGAGNYIVLEHGDGSQSKYFHMQDRSRFPVGSTIEQGEILGRVGSSGKSTGPHLHYELWKDGAPVDPRRFQLRNGRG from the coding sequence ATGGGCGCGCTCGAAGTCTTCACGATCGGCGGCGGCGAATATATCGTCAACGTCTTCAACGCGGTCGCGGCGTGGACGGGGGGAGGGGGCTATCGCTCGCTCCTCCAGGTCGTGATGGTGATGGGGTTCATCTACTCGCTGTTCATCGTGGCCTTCTCGCTTGACTGGCGGGCCTGGTTCAACTGGTTCCTCCAGTCGACGCTCATCTACATGATGCTGATGGTGCCGACCGTGACCGTGAAGGTCACCGACCGCATCAATCCGACACTGGCGCCGGCGGTGGTCGACAATGTCCCGCTGGGCCTTGGCGTGATGGCATCTTTCACGAGCCAGGTCGGTGACTGGATGACGCGCACGGCCGAGACGGTGTTCGTCATGCCGAACGCGCTTTCGCTCTCGACCAACGGCATGATCTACGGTGCGCGACTGATGGACAAGGCGCGGACCTTCCAGATCACCGACAGCGTGTTCCGGGCGAACCTCGACGAGCATCTCAAGCAATGCACCTTCTATGACGTGCTGCTGGGCTTCAAGTCGATGGACGATCTCACCCGGTCGACCAATGTCTGGGAGGCGATCGGACCGGGCAGCCCAGCGCGCAGCCAGCGCTGGATCGCCTCGACGGGACCGGGCACCACCGAAAATACGATCATTCCCTGCAACGAGGCCTATTCGCGACTGGACGGGCAGTGGCAGGCAGCGTTCGACAAGGATCTGATCCCCTTTGCCAGGAGCGCCTATCCCGGTCTCTCCGATGCGGTGGCGGCGCAGAAGATCCGCGATGACCTTCCCATCGTTGCCGCGCAGATGCACGGCACGCCGAGCGACGCCTATACCTATCTGCGACAGGTCTCGATGATCGACGCGTTCCTGGCCGCGCGCGAAAGTTTCTCGGACGCAGGATGGGATGCCTATGCCGCCCAGCGTGCCGATGCGCAGGCGAAGAACACCTATACCTCGATCGCGACGCAGGCGATGACCTGGGTGCCGTTGCTCGGGATCGTGCTGACCGTCGTCTTCTACGCGATGTTCCCGGTCCTCTTCCCGCTGTTCCTGTTCCCGCGAACGGGCATCCAGACCCTCAAGGGCTATGGAACGGGATTCTTCTACCTTGCCTCCTGGGGGCCGCTCTACGTCATCCTGCACATGTTCGTGATGAGCCGTGCGGCGGCGCTCTATCATGGCGTCTCGCCGACAGGGCCGACGCTGCTGGTCAGCGACGGCATGGCGAACGTCAACGAGAGCATATCGACGCTTGCCGGTTTCCTCATGATGAGCGTGCCGTTCATCGCCGGAGGCATGGCGCGCGGCGCGATGGCGATCGCGGGACATGCGACCTCGATGTTGCAGCCGGCGCAGAGCGCGGCCGAACAGGCGGCGACCGAGCGCACGACGGGCAATTATTCCTACGGGAATACCTCGTTCCAGAACCTGACCTCGGGCATGACCCAGTCGAACAAGTGGGACACCCAGCCCAAATATAATGACGGGTTCGCGGTCGGGTCGTACACCAATGCCGATGGCGGGATCACCTACGGTTTTGCCGACGGCAGCAACGCGTTCGACACCCGGCAGGGCATCTCGAACCTCTCCTTCACGCCGACGCGGACTTCCGGCTTCGACAGCCAGATGAGCCGCGCCCTGTCGGAAGGGCAGTCGCACACGCAGTCACTGCGCAACTCCGCGTCGCAGTCCTGGAACGCGACCGCCACCACCGCCACCGATCTGCTCTCGGCAGCCGAACATCGCCGGGGCAGCTCTACTGAAACGGGGTCTGGGTTCAACAACAGCGTTGCGAGGATGACGGATGTGTCGCGTAGCCTTTCGAGCGGCCTGACAAGCAAGTTCGGGTTAACCGAATCAGACAGTCAGCAGGTTGCCCGAGCAACACAAATGACTGGCGACGCAAATGCAGGTATCGAGGCGCTTGCAAGCGTATGGAAGAATAAGTTTGCTGATGTTGGCGTCAAAGGTGGACTTGGAGTTCGTTTAGCATCCATTGCGTCGGAGAATACGGGGCGTACAATCTCAGGTGACCAAGCTTATTCAGAGTTGAAAGATTACCTCACCAAAGAGACCAATTCGACACAGGCCCGTGCAGCGCGGGATGAGTTCATGCGAGAAACCAGCACGAGTGGCGATAGCGAGGTGCGCTCCCTTTCGCAGAAGCTTGGCGTCAGCGTTGGGGAATCGCGCTCGGCGTCGCTCGAGGCGACCCGAGCCGAAGAAACCTTCCAGCGTGTCAGCCAAGACGTGCGCGAATCTGAGCAACGAGGCTGGTCGCTCAACCGTAATGAGAGCCAGGAATTTGTCGTGTATGCGCAGGAGCGTTTGCTGAACGATCCGACCCTGTCGCAATTCAATTGGACGCCGGGCATGGTCATGCCGCGCACGCGTGAGCAGGAGCAGGTCCGCGATATTCTTCTTGGCGAGTTTATGGAGCGCAAGGTGGCTTCGGTCCGTGAAGAACTGGGCGTGACTATTCCAGGGCAGCTCGACAACTCGCTGCACGGTCCCGCCTCCACCACGGCGGGCGGGGTCCAGCAGTGGGGGGAACGCCGCGCCGCTGGCATTCGAGCGCAAGGTCCCGAAGTGTCGATCAGGGAGAGTTCGCGCGATACCGGTCTTGCCGGGGAGGTGGCCGATGCCATTCCCAATGCGTCGGTCCGGATCACCCATGGCGCTTTCGAGATCGGCAACGGCGTCGATGAAGCGAAGGGAACGGCCGCACAGATCGGGAAGCATGTTCAGGAACGCAACGATGCGTGGATCACCACGACATTACCCGGTGTCGAGAGTATTCGCGATACGGCCCGCGATAGGCTTGGCATCGGTCAAGGCACCAGCCACGTTTATGAATTGCCGCGCGGCGAGCGGGCTACACTGCCGATCTCCGGGCGATTGACGTCGAACATGGGGGGGAGGGTGGACCCGGTAACCGGACAGCCCGGACACCATCACCGGGGCGTCGATATCGCGCAACGCGCCGGAACCCCGATTCCTGCTCCGGCGTCAGGACGCGTGGTTAAGAACGACTTTCAGGCGAACGGCGCTGGCAATTACATCGTGCTCGAACATGGCGATGGCTCGCAAAGCAAATATTTCCACATGCAGGATCGCTCGCGCTTTCCTGTCGGAAGCACGATCGAACAGGGTGAGATATTGGGGCGTGTGGGAAGTTCAGGGAAATCGACCGGCCCCCATCTCCACTATGAATTGTGGAAGGACGGAGCGCCGGTCGATCCTCGGCGTTTCCAGCTCAGGAATGGCCGGGGATGA
- a CDS encoding conjugal transfer protein TraH — MVRQILRLCAAILAQASMILAVGGLVATPAMADVQGEMNSYFNQSGAAANVTGPTAFQGQSAGYYSGGSLWSRFPQKSINPVNVALPSARGGCGGIDLFAGSFSFINADEIVAMLKATANNAIGFAFQLAIDSISAQIGGVMKDMSQRVQQLNAFNMSSCEAAQQAIGSIWPAMDGASSTICQQVGGAKGFFSDAAAARHGCTNKGERESTLAKAGDDGELVQSKNYTWYALNAKSATKPSREYAEFLMTMVGTIIYDAANTKDSMGTFRFIAPASWDTYQALLDGTATAPTDVWRCDTTDDKGCLKPTPTKLTISTNEALRTRVLKAMDSMSSKIRSNAPLSGDEIALLGITSIPLYKILVVNEAAHMGLSGGDRATLAEMVSIDMLMSMLDRMLDTISQAQAGAKFVSTDEFKAWRAQVDTVKTELSRRNEKMAGQISNTYRVIQYTQFMESTLKNAMSPQLSASLRFGRGLSAQGVR, encoded by the coding sequence ATGGTCAGGCAGATCCTTCGCCTCTGCGCGGCGATCCTCGCGCAGGCCAGTATGATCCTTGCAGTCGGGGGGCTCGTGGCGACGCCGGCGATGGCCGACGTCCAGGGCGAGATGAACAGCTATTTCAACCAGTCGGGCGCGGCGGCGAACGTCACCGGCCCGACCGCTTTCCAGGGGCAGTCCGCGGGCTATTATTCGGGCGGATCACTCTGGAGCCGCTTCCCGCAAAAGTCGATCAATCCGGTCAATGTCGCGCTGCCTAGCGCGCGGGGCGGGTGCGGCGGTATCGACCTCTTTGCCGGCTCCTTCTCGTTCATCAACGCCGACGAAATCGTCGCGATGCTCAAGGCGACCGCGAACAACGCGATCGGCTTTGCCTTCCAGCTCGCGATCGATTCCATCTCCGCGCAGATCGGCGGGGTCATGAAGGACATGAGCCAGCGCGTGCAGCAGCTTAACGCGTTCAACATGTCGAGTTGCGAAGCGGCGCAGCAGGCGATCGGCTCGATCTGGCCGGCGATGGACGGGGCTTCGTCCACCATCTGCCAGCAGGTCGGTGGCGCGAAGGGCTTCTTTTCCGATGCGGCCGCGGCGCGGCATGGCTGCACCAACAAGGGCGAGCGTGAATCGACCCTCGCCAAGGCGGGCGACGACGGCGAACTGGTGCAGTCGAAGAATTATACCTGGTATGCGCTCAACGCCAAAAGCGCGACTAAGCCATCGCGAGAATATGCCGAATTCCTCATGACGATGGTCGGGACCATCATCTACGATGCGGCCAATACCAAGGACAGCATGGGGACGTTCCGGTTCATCGCGCCGGCGAGCTGGGACACCTATCAGGCGCTGCTCGACGGCACCGCTACGGCGCCGACCGATGTGTGGCGGTGCGACACCACCGACGACAAGGGGTGCCTCAAGCCCACGCCGACCAAATTGACGATCTCGACCAACGAGGCGCTGCGAACCCGCGTCCTCAAGGCGATGGACAGCATGTCGTCGAAGATCCGCTCGAACGCGCCCCTGTCGGGCGACGAGATTGCGCTGCTCGGGATCACCTCGATCCCGCTCTACAAGATCCTCGTCGTCAACGAGGCGGCGCATATGGGCCTGTCGGGCGGTGATCGCGCCACGCTCGCCGAGATGGTTTCGATCGACATGCTGATGTCGATGCTCGACCGCATGCTCGACACGATCTCGCAGGCGCAGGCGGGCGCGAAGTTCGTCTCCACCGATGAGTTCAAGGCGTGGCGCGCGCAGGTCGACACGGTCAAGACCGAGCTGTCGCGGCGCAACGAGAAGATGGCGGGCCAGATCTCCAACACTTACCGGGTAATTCAATATACCCAATTTATGGAATCGACCCTCAAGAACGCAATGAGCCCGCAGCTGTCCGCCTCGCTCCGCTTCGGGCGTGGTCTGTCGGCGCAGGGCGTCCGCTAA
- the traF gene encoding conjugal transfer protein TraF codes for MRNALTLALILSLATGGIAPVAGASAQELTPLLDSVSSARESEAPSSADRERDEDLGGADRVAAQTGDDFYCRERRLGTWFYCDKPKPKPSEQQSAQPARSSAERLAAIAKELEELKARAILEPTPENIAHYIAFQREQLDRASSFADMWQRTIWQNPDLDYTLQRPVNQLGKRTWLDTRNADRERVLSQISQRYGVFYFYSSACAACETFGPIMRSISDRFGLTVMAISLDGGPTRAFPNYTVDTGQYKAMGMRGQQVPALVLFDTVTKRPMPIGYGVMAADEVMNRIFTLTSIKPGSDF; via the coding sequence ATGCGCAACGCCCTGACCCTTGCCCTCATCCTGTCGCTCGCCACAGGCGGCATCGCCCCTGTGGCGGGCGCAAGCGCGCAGGAACTGACGCCGCTGCTCGATTCTGTATCCTCGGCTCGCGAGAGCGAGGCGCCATCGTCGGCCGACCGGGAGCGCGACGAGGATCTTGGCGGGGCCGACCGGGTCGCCGCCCAGACAGGCGACGATTTCTACTGCCGCGAGCGGCGGCTCGGCACCTGGTTCTATTGCGACAAGCCCAAGCCCAAGCCGAGCGAGCAGCAGTCGGCGCAGCCCGCCCGCTCTTCGGCCGAACGGCTTGCGGCGATCGCCAAGGAACTGGAGGAATTGAAAGCGCGCGCGATCCTCGAACCGACGCCGGAGAATATCGCCCATTATATCGCGTTCCAGCGCGAGCAGCTCGACCGGGCGTCGTCCTTCGCCGACATGTGGCAGCGCACGATCTGGCAGAACCCCGACCTCGACTACACCCTCCAGCGTCCGGTCAACCAGTTGGGCAAGCGGACCTGGCTCGATACGCGCAACGCCGACCGCGAACGGGTGCTGTCGCAAATTTCGCAGCGCTACGGCGTCTTCTATTTCTATTCGTCGGCCTGCGCGGCGTGCGAGACCTTCGGCCCGATCATGCGCAGCATCTCGGATCGCTTCGGTCTCACCGTCATGGCGATCTCACTCGATGGCGGTCCGACCCGCGCCTTCCCGAACTACACGGTCGATACCGGTCAGTACAAGGCGATGGGCATGCGCGGACAGCAGGTCCCCGCACTCGTCCTCTTCGATACGGTCACCAAGCGGCCGATGCCGATCGGCTACGGCGTGATGGCGGCCGACGAGGTGATGAACCGCATCTTCACGCTCACCAGCATCAAACCCGGGAGTGACTTCTGA
- the traN gene encoding conjugal transfer protein TraN: MAGRGILASAVLALLSLPGAALAQTSGQASPSGGYYDLQDYPYFNEAAQPTPPAQASPGPSATSAPQPAPAQSAMSAPSLTVTQAPSASSAAARVQAQAEQQAPTQTPGQPYVYPKGDLAAAREQAKALGKSSRASAASLPTSTPLSQVPGYSATANPAQAYADDPDALIAAGGSAAGHNDAWRMVTDPGRLKVTLGAGEVGRAQDVEKDPNSYLSGQSLGAADGSCKPLPPGGSAGYYEATCNTGTKVEESAAVCRTPLVMDVTPGSTKYIYVCENWIGNPPRAGNNTGRRCFPAFTQPVANGVCRVRSRETVHYPICHQGTLGKCFEPDVADGEEITYECDSPAVARSYVVETTGQVVNERRDETMCNASTAGKTCELKSETCVDPDPTTRTVNGVQITRACWNWERTYSCVGTTQASDCGELAGNPQCVYVRDECLDDPQVGPCQVTTKVYKCPIPTAPTTQPKQYICGDDVYCLDGQCEPVEREASTEFKDAVVGLHALGQAKEEFNPDTMTLFSGKRQTCHKPVFGLVNCCAGKASGLITTAAGAAAIAGGPAAIAALATPFLTMFMCSSQEKLLDVQDRMGMCHKLGQYCTDKVLGICTSRSTAYCCFESKLSRILQEQGRPQINKPWGSAKKETCKGFTLDEFSRLDLSKMDFTEVYAEFVDAAKLPDEIETSRQIQERIKAYYDSKAGK; the protein is encoded by the coding sequence ATGGCGGGGAGGGGCATCCTTGCGAGCGCCGTTCTGGCTCTCCTGTCCCTGCCGGGGGCCGCGCTCGCGCAAACGAGCGGGCAGGCAAGCCCGAGCGGTGGCTATTACGATCTTCAGGACTATCCCTATTTCAATGAGGCGGCGCAGCCGACACCGCCTGCCCAGGCATCGCCTGGCCCGTCCGCGACCTCTGCGCCCCAGCCCGCGCCGGCACAGTCTGCCATGTCAGCGCCGTCCCTGACGGTGACACAGGCGCCCAGCGCATCGAGCGCAGCCGCACGCGTTCAGGCGCAGGCCGAGCAGCAAGCGCCGACCCAGACACCGGGCCAGCCCTATGTCTATCCCAAGGGCGATCTCGCTGCGGCGCGTGAGCAGGCCAAGGCGCTCGGCAAATCGTCGCGGGCCAGCGCGGCAAGCCTGCCGACCTCGACACCGCTCAGCCAGGTGCCCGGCTATTCGGCCACCGCCAATCCGGCGCAAGCCTATGCCGACGATCCCGATGCCCTGATCGCGGCGGGCGGATCGGCCGCAGGACATAACGATGCGTGGCGCATGGTCACCGATCCGGGTCGCCTCAAGGTGACGCTGGGGGCTGGCGAGGTCGGTCGCGCGCAAGATGTCGAGAAGGACCCCAACAGTTATCTGAGCGGTCAGTCGCTGGGCGCAGCCGACGGCAGCTGCAAGCCGCTCCCTCCAGGCGGGTCGGCAGGCTATTATGAGGCGACCTGCAACACGGGAACCAAGGTCGAGGAAAGCGCGGCGGTGTGCCGGACCCCGCTCGTCATGGATGTGACGCCGGGTTCGACCAAATATATCTATGTTTGCGAAAACTGGATCGGCAATCCGCCGCGCGCGGGCAACAATACGGGCCGGCGCTGCTTTCCTGCGTTCACGCAGCCCGTCGCTAACGGCGTATGCCGGGTGCGCTCGCGCGAAACGGTGCATTATCCCATCTGCCACCAGGGGACGCTCGGGAAATGCTTCGAGCCCGATGTCGCCGATGGCGAGGAGATCACCTATGAGTGCGACAGCCCGGCAGTCGCCCGCTCCTATGTCGTCGAGACGACAGGACAGGTGGTCAACGAGCGCCGGGACGAGACGATGTGCAACGCGTCGACCGCGGGCAAGACCTGCGAGCTGAAATCGGAAACCTGCGTCGATCCCGATCCCACCACGCGCACCGTCAACGGGGTCCAGATTACGCGGGCTTGCTGGAACTGGGAGCGCACGTACAGCTGCGTAGGCACCACGCAAGCCAGCGATTGCGGCGAACTCGCCGGCAATCCGCAGTGCGTCTATGTCCGCGACGAATGCCTCGACGATCCCCAGGTCGGTCCGTGTCAGGTCACGACGAAGGTCTATAAATGCCCGATCCCGACGGCGCCGACGACGCAGCCCAAGCAATATATTTGCGGCGATGATGTCTATTGCCTCGACGGTCAGTGTGAGCCGGTCGAGCGCGAGGCATCGACCGAGTTCAAGGATGCAGTCGTCGGTCTCCATGCGCTTGGGCAGGCGAAGGAAGAGTTCAATCCCGACACGATGACCTTGTTCTCGGGCAAGCGGCAGACTTGCCACAAGCCGGTATTCGGTCTCGTCAACTGCTGCGCGGGGAAGGCCTCGGGCCTTATCACGACCGCTGCCGGCGCGGCGGCGATCGCCGGTGGGCCCGCCGCCATTGCCGCGCTCGCGACCCCGTTCCTCACCATGTTCATGTGCTCGAGCCAGGAGAAGCTGCTCGACGTCCAGGATCGCATGGGGATGTGCCACAAGCTCGGCCAATACTGCACCGACAAGGTGCTGGGCATCTGCACGTCCAGGTCGACGGCCTATTGCTGCTTCGAGAGCAAGCTCTCGCGCATCCTTCAGGAACAGGGTCGCCCGCAGATCAACAAGCCGTGGGGGAGCGCCAAGAAGGAGACATGCAAGGGCTTCACGCTCGACGAGTTCTCGCGGCTCGACCTTTCGAAGATGGATTTCACCGAAGTCTATGCCGAGTTCGTGGATGCAGCGAAGCTCCCCGACGAGATCGAAACCTCCAGGCAGATCCAGGAACGGATCAAGGCCTATTACGACAGCAAGGCGGGCAAATGA
- the trbC gene encoding type-F conjugative transfer system pilin assembly protein TrbC: MKKLLLSIAAIASIGTGAAVLGQSVEGLDLDAVRARSAKADADAAALVGEVQRRGEAFRQDAQTVQAVAMEKMRTIDKARLPKGPAGVVDFDEMIQTASANLKDNRGTAPQFMVFVSTSMPPQALKRIIAETSAAGGVVVFRGFPGNSGKAFIAALAKVVDKEQQFASIGIDPRLFRAFDVSAVPTYVVASSDFTPCDGLTCKTTPPPFDRMEGNVTVRYALETFADANGPGALVARTALANLVRTP; the protein is encoded by the coding sequence ATGAAGAAGCTCCTTCTATCGATTGCCGCGATCGCTTCCATCGGCACCGGCGCGGCCGTGCTCGGCCAGAGCGTGGAGGGGCTCGATCTCGATGCCGTCCGTGCGCGCTCGGCCAAGGCGGACGCCGATGCAGCCGCGCTCGTCGGCGAGGTTCAGCGGCGTGGCGAGGCGTTCCGCCAGGATGCGCAGACCGTGCAGGCGGTCGCGATGGAGAAGATGCGCACGATCGACAAGGCCCGGTTGCCCAAGGGACCGGCAGGCGTCGTCGATTTCGACGAGATGATCCAGACCGCATCGGCCAACCTCAAGGACAATCGCGGCACCGCGCCCCAGTTCATGGTGTTCGTCTCGACCTCGATGCCGCCCCAGGCCCTTAAGCGCATTATCGCCGAGACCTCGGCGGCGGGCGGCGTGGTCGTGTTCCGGGGATTTCCCGGCAACTCAGGCAAGGCCTTCATCGCAGCGCTCGCAAAGGTCGTGGACAAGGAGCAGCAGTTCGCCTCGATCGGCATCGACCCGCGTCTGTTCCGCGCTTTCGATGTCAGCGCCGTCCCGACCTATGTCGTTGCATCGAGCGATTTTACGCCCTGCGACGGGCTGACCTGCAAGACGACGCCCCCTCCCTTCGACCGGATGGAGGGCAATGTGACCGTCCGCTATGCGCTGGAGACCTTTGCCGATGCGAACGGTCCGGGGGCGCTGGTTGCAAGGACCGCGCTCGCCAATCTCGTGCGGACGCCCTGA
- the traU gene encoding conjugal transfer pilus assembly protein TraU, whose product MMRRLVGLLAFLAALAAWSAPASALPANCTGKFVNPVTDVCWSCLFPLSIGGAHIWPGSRPDTKNPSLPVCACGSPVPRIGISIGFWEPARLVDVTTKPWCFPNLGGLRLNPGLDIGQGQYTGPRIGGGTTQNSANWQAHYYVYPLLYWMEILTDFLCFEQASFDVAYMTEIDPLWNDDVLTTLINPEVALFNNPIAVAACAADCAAATAALPIDQMFWCSGCNGSMFPMNGNIAAHNSPVQSSRLAAERLLFKMHRQGLAWGTAGSKALCNKYVMPILKKSQYRIQMTNPTPTVSGKFACSTIGASTLPPDAGRAFPVGGEDFGYLLWRKRNCCMF is encoded by the coding sequence ATGATGCGGCGTCTTGTGGGCCTTCTGGCGTTCCTGGCCGCGCTCGCTGCATGGTCCGCGCCCGCCAGTGCGCTGCCTGCCAACTGCACCGGCAAGTTCGTAAACCCTGTGACCGATGTGTGCTGGTCCTGCCTGTTTCCGCTGTCGATCGGCGGCGCGCATATCTGGCCGGGAAGCCGGCCCGACACGAAGAATCCGTCGTTGCCCGTTTGCGCGTGCGGATCGCCTGTTCCCCGGATCGGCATCTCGATCGGCTTTTGGGAACCGGCGCGGCTCGTCGACGTCACGACCAAGCCCTGGTGCTTTCCCAACCTTGGCGGGCTGCGGCTCAATCCGGGTCTCGACATTGGGCAAGGCCAATATACCGGCCCCCGGATCGGTGGCGGCACGACGCAGAACTCTGCCAACTGGCAGGCCCATTATTACGTCTATCCGCTGCTCTACTGGATGGAGATCCTCACCGACTTCCTGTGCTTCGAGCAGGCCTCGTTCGACGTCGCCTACATGACCGAGATCGATCCGCTCTGGAACGACGATGTACTGACGACGCTCATCAATCCCGAGGTCGCGCTGTTCAACAATCCGATCGCGGTCGCGGCATGCGCGGCCGATTGCGCGGCGGCGACCGCGGCGCTGCCGATCGATCAGATGTTCTGGTGTTCCGGGTGCAACGGGTCGATGTTCCCGATGAACGGCAACATCGCGGCGCATAATTCGCCGGTGCAGTCCTCGCGCCTCGCGGCCGAGCGGCTGCTCTTCAAGATGCACCGGCAGGGCCTCGCATGGGGGACGGCAGGGTCCAAGGCGCTCTGCAACAAGTACGTCATGCCGATCCTCAAGAAGTCCCAATACCGCATCCAGATGACGAACCCGACGCCGACCGTGAGCGGCAAGTTCGCCTGCTCGACGATCGGGGCGTCCACGCTGCCGCCAGACGCCGGTCGCGCCTTCCCGGTGGGGGGCGAGGACTTTGGGTATCTGCTCTGGCGCAAGCGCAACTGCTGCATGTTTTGA
- the traW gene encoding type-F conjugative transfer system protein TraW produces MIRQVALAGGFLAIALVASSAWPVVEGALAHDHGVMGQTWGIVEPDLLDTIDRRLKTMQADGSIERMQAALRVKAQERVRNPLPVAGIGAVREARSWTFDPSIVLDQDVRDQKGRLVAQAGQRVNPLSFVAMKTDLVFIDGRDDAQVEWAMKRWSAQNAKIIFVAGSPFDRMGEKKRRFFFDQQGKLTSHFGIAHVPAVVAPQGEVLRISEIEMPGAGA; encoded by the coding sequence GTGATCCGCCAGGTCGCCCTTGCCGGTGGCTTCCTCGCCATCGCACTGGTCGCCAGCTCTGCCTGGCCTGTCGTCGAGGGCGCATTGGCCCATGACCATGGGGTGATGGGACAGACCTGGGGGATCGTCGAACCCGATCTTCTGGACACGATCGACCGGCGTCTCAAGACCATGCAGGCCGATGGCAGCATCGAGCGCATGCAGGCGGCGCTGCGCGTCAAGGCGCAGGAGCGGGTGCGCAATCCGTTGCCGGTTGCAGGGATCGGTGCGGTACGCGAGGCGCGCAGCTGGACCTTCGATCCCTCGATCGTGCTCGACCAGGACGTGCGCGATCAGAAGGGTCGGCTCGTCGCGCAGGCGGGGCAGCGGGTCAATCCGCTCTCGTTCGTGGCGATGAAGACCGATCTTGTGTTCATCGACGGGCGCGATGACGCACAGGTGGAGTGGGCGATGAAGCGCTGGAGCGCGCAGAACGCCAAAATCATTTTCGTCGCCGGGTCTCCCTTCGATCGCATGGGCGAGAAGAAGCGCCGCTTTTTCTTCGACCAGCAGGGCAAGCTCACCAGCCATTTCGGGATCGCGCATGTTCCCGCTGTCGTAGCGCCCCAGGGGGAAGTGCTCAGGATCAGCGAGATCGAGATGCCGGGAGCGGGCGCATGA